From a region of the Penaeus vannamei isolate JL-2024 chromosome 2, ASM4276789v1, whole genome shotgun sequence genome:
- the LOC138859124 gene encoding cuticle protein AMP4-like: MAAKLPATQRPVAILRSGQVNPDELGAHSSDFEAENGIVFQFSGSEGVNGGANMIGTYRYPQEDGSLAEVKFVADENGFQPESSLLPVAPAFPHPIPQFVLDQIEFARLEDERKAREEALRQ; encoded by the exons ATGGCCGCCAAGCTGCCGGCCACCCAGCGCCCCGTGGCCATCCTCCGCAGCGGCCAAGTCAACCCTGACGAGCTCGGCGCCCACAGCTCCGACTTCGAGGCCGAGAACGGCATCGTGTTCCAGTTCTCGGGCTCTGAGGGCGTCAACGGCGGAGCCAACATGATCGGAACCTACAG GTACCCCCAGGAGGACGGCTCTCTGGCCGAAGTCAAGTTCGTGgccgacgagaacggcttccagcccgagtcgtccctcctgcccgtggcccccgcctttccccaccccatcccccagttcgtcctcgaccagatcgagtTCGCCCGCCTCGAGGACGAGCGCAAGGCCCGCGAAGAAGCATTAAGACAGTAA